Sequence from the Bremerella volcania genome:
TCTTGTTCTTCGCTCATGGCATGATTTCTCGTCCTCTCTCCCTCGCGTGAGAGAGGGCTGGGGTGAGGGATTCAGAATCAGCGCGTCGAACCTAATACGAAACTAGGCGTCCGCAGGCTCGGAAGATGGCTTCGTCACTTGCTTCTCCTTCTTCGCATCACGGCGACGACGGGCAATCGCGGCACCAATGAAACCGGCGAATAATGGATGGGCTTGAATCGGCTTGCTCTTGAATTCCGGGTGGAATTGAACCGCGACAAACCACGGATGCTCTTCGATTTCAATAATCTCGACGAGCGACTTGTCAGGCTTCAACCCCGAGAATCGCAGACCGTGGCTCTTGAACTGTTCGCGATAAACGTTGTTGAATTCGTAGCGATGACGATGCCGTTCACTGATTTCTTCCTCGCCGTAGGCATCACGGGCATAAGTCCCGTCTTCCAGGGAACAAGGCTGCGTGCCTAGCCGCATGGTCCCGCCTTTGTCGGTGATATTCTTTTGTTCGTCCAGCAGGCATATCACCGGATGTGGCGTGTGCTTGTCGAATTCGGTCGAATGAGCCCCGCCCAAACCAACGACATTGCGGGCAAATTCAATGGCCGCACACTGCATCCCGAGACAGATCCCCAGGAATGGAATGCCTCGCTCGCGGGCGTACCGGATTGCTTCGACTTTGCCTTCGATGCCGCGTTCGCCGAAACCGCCAGGTACTAAGATCCCGTCGAAACCGGCCAGCATCCGCTCGGCACCTTCGGTCTCGAGCGTTTCACTTTGAATCCGGCCGACACGGATTTGCGACTTGTGATGAATACCGGCGTGATCGATTGCTTCGTAGATCGACTTATAAGCGTCTTTATGTTCGGCATACTTGCCCACGACCGCGATGCTGATCTCGTGGTCCGGGTACCGTAGCGTATGCAGAATCTCTTGCCATGGCGTCAGGTCGACCGACGAAACCTGCGGCAGACCCAGCTTGCCGGCAATCAGGTCATCAAGGTTATTATCGTGTAGGCTGATCGGCACCTCGTAGATCGAGAAGTCTTTGTCCTTTTCTTCGATCACCGCTTCGATCGGCACGTTACAGAACAGGGCGATCTTCTCACGATCGTCCCGGCTCAAATTGCGTTCGGTGCGGCAGATCAAGATG
This genomic interval carries:
- a CDS encoding CTP synthase, which produces MAKHIFVTGGVVSSLGKGLTSASVGMLLEQRGLKVKMQKLDPYINVDPGTMSPYQHGEVYVLDDGSETDLDLGHYERFTNSPLTRDSNYTTGQIYMSVINKERRGEFLGKTVQVIPHVTDEIKSVIRKLGDDDTDVIITEIGGTVGDIESQPFLEAIRQFPQTVGRENCLFIHLTLVPYLKAAGELKTKPTQHSVGQLREIGIQPDILICRTERNLSRDDREKIALFCNVPIEAVIEEKDKDFSIYEVPISLHDNNLDDLIAGKLGLPQVSSVDLTPWQEILHTLRYPDHEISIAVVGKYAEHKDAYKSIYEAIDHAGIHHKSQIRVGRIQSETLETEGAERMLAGFDGILVPGGFGERGIEGKVEAIRYARERGIPFLGICLGMQCAAIEFARNVVGLGGAHSTEFDKHTPHPVICLLDEQKNITDKGGTMRLGTQPCSLEDGTYARDAYGEEEISERHRHRYEFNNVYREQFKSHGLRFSGLKPDKSLVEIIEIEEHPWFVAVQFHPEFKSKPIQAHPLFAGFIGAAIARRRRDAKKEKQVTKPSSEPADA